The following are encoded together in the Diabrotica undecimpunctata isolate CICGRU chromosome 7, icDiaUnde3, whole genome shotgun sequence genome:
- the LOC140446590 gene encoding uncharacterized protein, with translation MTDVAKIIKLRGHTKACITRIQTFVSKNQNVVLDCGQYIARKNVLNETYREYLNLQKELELEDFDKYCSDRDIVEEQYYNLDSYLYEKITQLSAKPVQTQPIVTNVIPSVSTIQNVKLPELKIPFFSGEISEWPSFFDVFTKLITNDKQLSNAQKLIYLKSVLRNEPLKLIDNLEIIDSNFEIAIQNLCNRFENKYLIVNSHLNSLLNAPLITKPNAHALRDFLTQIKSHLAALENLNISNQLTDLILINLFTQKLDYNTKRSFETERNINKLPSLMEFLEFIERKCKILENLVPKYSRSPKQKQPSRFTSLNTVSNNLQYSSNNQYFKCFLCQNNSHKIYTCREFLNMSEDERFQTVKAKKACLNCLASGHSASSCTSASNCAKCNRRHHTLLHFSNASTHNSNSSRFRTNQDFRSLPTRNTHFQNTRHSQDSQENHNSQNTRQSHNMHDTPNSRTHSNVSRDPNTQSETSSSPAIPRIANQSQSNDVYRASSLSTLSGKKEVLLQTACVTIYDSHNNPVKVRCLTDSASQLSFITEELASRLKCIPYTKSLQISGISEICSTSNKMVDLNIFSNVNPTKHFTLSCAILPTITCKHPQITLDFNALKIPPNIHLADPEFCTPAKVQMLLGADVYFDLLTYGLIKLGPNLPTLTNTHLGYLVGGNVPQSSGSIDSYSILNIQENTQPRNEVSLFVQTQNTDSLVRSFWEIEEISSSTCTPKILTPSEQQAEDIFKSSLKILSSGRFQVDLPFKSPNEYKKLGESFFLAKKRFLNLEQKLIKSDQLYAQYKQFIHEYIALGHCRYVPLSTRNIHSDLKYFIPHHCVLKDSVTNKLRVVFDGSMKTTSNLSLNDIMLPGYTVQRELFDILINFRLFKYCIVADLRHMYRQIRVNPEQVFLLNILWRDSPQEDLKCLQLETVTYGLNNSGFLSTRCLKELAQKHSDKFPLASDALLNCCR, from the coding sequence ATGACTGATgttgcaaaaattataaaattgagaGGGCATACTAAAGCTTGTATTACTAGAATTCAAACATTTGTctcaaaaaaccaaaatgtagttttagaTTGCGGTCAATATATTGCacgcaaaaatgtattaaatgaaaCTTATCGCGAGTATCTCAACCTACAAAAGGAACTTGAATTAGAAGATTTTGATAAATATTGTTCAGATAGAGACATAGTTGAAGAACAGTATTATAATTTAGATTCATATTTGTACGAGAAAATCACGCAATTATCTGCAAAACCAGTTCAAACTCAACCTATTGTAACAAATGTAATACCATCTGTTAGCACAATTCAAAATGTAAAGTTGCCAgaattaaaaataccttttttctcGGGCGAAATCTCAGAATGGCCCAGCTTTTTTGATGTTTTCAccaaattaataacaaatgataaacaGTTATCTAATGCTCAAAAACTTATTTATCTCAAATCAGTGTTAAGGAATGAACCGTTAAAGTTAATTGACAATCTAGAAATAATTGATTCCAATTTTGAAATTGCAATACAAAATTTATGCAatagatttgaaaataaatatttaatagtaaACAGTCATTTGAACAGTTTATTAAATGCTCCACTCATTACAAAACCCAATGCACATGCTCTAAGGGATTTCTTAACTCAAATTAAAAGCCATCTCGCTGCCTTAGAAAACCTCAACATCTCGAATCAACTCACTGATTTAATTCTCATCAATCTCTTTACTCAAAAATTAGACTATAATACTAAAAGATCATTTGAAACCGAgcgtaatataaacaaactccCAAGTTTAATGGAGTTCCttgaatttattgaaagaaaatgcAAAATTCTCGAAAATCTTGTTCCTAAATACTCTCGTTCTCCGAAACAAAAACAACCTTCTCGTTTTACTTCTCTTAACACAGTTAGCAATAATTTGCAGTATAGTAGTAATAATCagtattttaaatgtttcttaTGTCAAAATAACTCCCATAAAATATACACTTGCCGGGAATTCTTAAATATGTCTGAAGATGAGCGTTTTCAAACGGTCAAGGCAAAGAAAGCGTGTCTCAACTGCTTGGCTAGTGGTCATTCAGCAAGCTCATGTACCTCTGCGTCAAATTGCGCTAAATGTAACAGGAGACATCACACATTGCTCCACTTCTCTAACGCTTCTACTCATAACTCAAATAGTTCTCGTTTCAGAACAAATCAAGATTTTCGTAGTCTACCCACTAGAAACACTCATTTCCAAAACACTCGTCACTCTCAAGACTCACAAGAAAATCATAATTCTCAAAATACTCGCCAGTCTCACAATATGCATGATACTCCAAATTCTCGTACTCACTCTAATGTATCTCGTGATCCCAATACTCAAAGCGAAACTTCAAGTTCACCTGCAATCCCACGAATAGCAAATCAATCTCAGTCTAATGATGTCTACCGAGCATCATCTCTCTCTACACTCTCAGGCAAAAAGGAGGTTCTACTCCAAACAGCATgtgttacaatttatgattctcatAATAATCCCGTTAAGGTTCGCTGCCTTACAGACTCAGCTAGTCAGCTTTCGTTTATCACTGAGGAATTAGCAAGTCGCTTGAAATGTATTCCTTACACAAAAagtcttcaaatttctggaataTCCGAAATCTGTTCGACGTCGAATAAAATggtggatttaaatattttctcaaatgttaatcccacaaaacattttaCACTCTCTTGTGCGATTCTCCCAACCATCACTTGTAAGCACCCTCAAATTACATTGGATTTTAATGCTCTCAAAATTCCACCAAACATTCACCTAGCTGATCCAGAATTTTGTACTCCTGCCAAAGTTCAAATGCTGCTTGGAGCAGATGTTTATTTCGACTTACTTACTTACGGGTTAATAAAATTAGGCCCTAATCTTCCTACCTTAACAAATACTCATCTCGGTTATCTTGTAGGTGGAAATGTACCTCAATCATCTGGGTCAATTGACTCATATTCTATACTTAACATTCAAGAAAATACTCAACCTCGAAATGAAGTATCCTTGTTCGTTCAAACTCAAAATACCGATTCACTCGTACGGTCGTTTTGGGAAATAGAAGAAATCTCGTCTTCTACTTGTACTCCAAAAATCCTAACTCCTTCGGAGCAACAAgccgaagatatttttaaatcgtcACTTAAAATATTATCATCTGGTAGATTCCAAGTAGATCTCCCTTTCAAATCTCCCAACGAATATAAAAAATTGGGCGAATCGTTTTTCCTCGCAAAGAAGCGATTCCTAAACCTCGAACAGAAACTGATCAAGTCAGATCAATTATACGCACAGTATAAACAATTTATTCATGAATATATTGCACTTGGACATTGCAGATATGTGCCTCTCTCCACTCGAAATATTCACtctgatttaaaatactttattccTCACCATTGCGTTTTAAAGGATAGCGTAACAAATAAGTTGCGTGTTGTCTTTGATGGCAGTATGAAAACTACCTCAAATCTAAGTCTTAATGACATAATGCTTCCTGGTTATACGGTACAACGCGAATTATTcgatattttgataaattttagattatttaaatactgtattGTAGCAGATCTACGTCATATGTACAGACAAATTCGAGTAAATCCCGAACAGGTATTTCTGTTGAACATCTTATGGCGTGATTCACCTCAAGAGGATTTGAAATGTCTTCAACTTGAAACTGTCACTTATGGATTAAATAACTCCGGTTTTCTCAGCACTAGATGTCTTAAGGAATTAGCTCAAAAACATTCCGACAAATTTCCCTTGGCTAGTGATGCTCTTTTAAATTGCTGTCGATGA
- the LOC140446589 gene encoding uncharacterized protein, with amino-acid sequence MRKIWLERSNWDDHLSPNLLTQWNLFLQTLPYLSNLKIPRLLQNSSNVTSTQIHGFSDASLSAYGACVYLRTSHENGFISCNLTSSKSRVSPVKVVTLPRLELLGVLLLSNLITKILSVLIPSQSQINSVNLWTDSEVVLAWINSHPSRWSTFVANRVTQIQELTSNHTWRHVRSKDNPADILSRGATPLQLLDCDLWFNGPQFLSDPHFDFNLFVYNGPSSINVDELPELKRVTHLIRKPDSQVYDALCKFSCFTRLQRAFAYCIRFIHNVRAKSHRRTGPLTPNELSSSELMIIKLTQSHFFSSEIQFLMDNRLLNDKSIRKLNPFLDSSQMIRVGGRLFFSDVSYDQKFPLLLPSKSHIVNLLLTREHRRLLHSGPQNTLSNVRLKFWPLDGLRQIKRIIQNCLTCYRFNAQVASQIMANLPRERVQIARPFINVGVDFGGPFPIKTSKLKRAPLTKAYMAVFVCLATRAVHVELISSLSTEAFLLTLKRFIARRGNPSIIFSDNGTNFLGAKNQLKELYELLLKGDTSESIRSFATSCQIQWKFIPPRSPHHGGIWEAAIKSFKYHLVRIMGNSNFTFEELSTVLSQIEAVLNSRPICALSDDPSDFSFLTPGHFLIGSNLMSYPELDLSDIQENKLSLWNKCTRIQQHMWKVWTRDYLNRLQNRPKWFTPQVGIKPDDLVLLKDENSPPLKWPIARVVETYPGKDNKVRVVKVRTPEGLYVRSIAKLCPLPMTHLQEF; translated from the coding sequence ATGAGAAAGATTTGGTTAGAAAGGTCGAATTGGGATGACCACCTCAGTCCAAATTTGCTTACACAATGGAATCTATTTTTACAAACACTTCCTTACCTCTCCAATCTCAAGATTCCTAGGTTGCTGCAAAATTCTAGCAATGTAACAAGTACTCAAATACATGGGTTTTCGGATGCAAGTCTTAGCGCGTATGGTGCTTGCGTTTATTTAAGAACATCACATGAAAATGGCTTTATCTCTTGCAATCTAACCTCCTCAAAGAGTCGTGTTAGTCCTGTAAAAGTTGTGACTCTTCCTCGATTAGAACTTCTAGGAGTATTATTACTCTCTAATCTTATTACGAAGATTCTTTCTGTCTTGATTCCATCCCAATCTCAGATAAATTCTGTCAATTTATGGACAGATTCCGAAGTCGTCCTCGCATGGATTAATTCACACCCTTCTCGTTGGTCTACCTTTGTAGCCAATAGAGTAACTCAAATTCAAGAACTCACCTCCAACCATACATGGAGACATGTACGATCGAAAGACAACCCTGCGGATATATTATCTCGTGGTGCTACACCCTTGCAGTTGCTTGATTGTGATCTTTGGTTTAATGGTCCTCAATTTTTGTCAGATCCACACTTTGATTTCAACCTCTTTGTATATAATGGTCCTTCGAGTATTAATGTTGATGAACTGCCTGAACTCAAAAGGGTTACTCATCTGATCAGAAAACCAGATTCACAAGTGTATGATGCCCTCTGCAAATTTTCATGTTTCACTCGACTTCAGAGAGCTTTTGCATACTGCATTCGTTTTATTCACAATGTAAGAGCTAAGTCTCATAGACGTACAGGTCCTCTCACTCCAAATGAACTCTCTAGTTCTGAGTTAATGATTATCAAATTGACCCAGTCTCATTTCTTCAGTTCGGAAATCCAATTTTTAATGGATAATCGTCTGCTTAACGATAAGTCTATTCGTAAATTGAATCCCTTTCTAGATTCGTCTCAAATGATACGAGTAGGCGGTCGTCTTTTCTTTTCAGATGTTTCTTATGATCAGAAATTCCCTCTACTGTTGCCCTCAAAATCACATATTGTCAATTTATTACTTACCCGAGAACATCGAAGACTTCTACATTCTGGCCCTCAAAATACACTGTCCAATGTTAGATTGAAATTCTGGCCTCTTGATGGTCTTCGACAAATCaaacgtataatacaaaattgtcTCACTTGTTACCGTTTTAACGCACAAGTCGCTTCCCAAATCATGGCTAATCTCCCGAGGGAAAGAGTTCAAATTGCACGTCCATTTATAAACGTTGGAGTTGATTTTGGTGGTCCATTTCCAATCAAGACCTCTAAACTCAAGAGAGCTCCCCTTACTAAGGCCTATATGGCAGTGTTTGTATGTTTAGCTACTCGCGCCGTGCATGTGGAATTAATTTCCAGTCTTTCTACTGAAGCGTTCTTATTGACTCTGAAAAGATTTATCGCCCGAAGGGGTAATCCGAGtatcattttcagcgataatggCACCAACTTTCTAGGTGCGAAAAATCAATTGAAAGAACTTTATGAGTTGCTTCTCAAAGGTGATACCTCTGAATCTATTCGCTCTTTCGCTACTTCATGTCAAATTCAATGGAAGTTTATCCCTCCACGCTCACCACACCACGGTGGTATTTGGGAAGCTGCCATAAAGAGCTTCAAATATCATCTCGTAAGAATAATGGGTAACTCCAATTTTACTTTCGAAGAACTATCCACTGTACTTTCGCAGATTGAAGCAGTGCTCAATTCACGCCCTATCTGTGCGCTCTCAGACGACCCGTCCGATTTTTCCTTTCTTACTCCCGGACACTTCCTTATTGGATCTAACTTAATGTCTTATCCTGAATTAGATCTCTCTgatattcaagaaaataaattgtcTTTGTGGAATAAATGCACAAGAATTCAGCAGCATATGTGGAAGGTTTGGACTCGCGATTATCTTAATAGGCTTCAAAATAGACCTAAATGGTTCACTCCTCAGGTAGGCATAAAGCCTGATGATCTCGTCTTGCTTAAGGACGAAAACTCGCCTCCTCTCAAATGGCCTATAGCACGGGTAGTTGAGACATATCCGGGAAaggacaacaaggtaagagttgttAAGGTCAGAACTCCTGAAGGGTTATACGTTCGCTCTATTGCTAAACTGTGTCCTCTTCCTATGACTCACCTTCaagaattttaa